In Bubalus bubalis isolate 160015118507 breed Murrah chromosome 3, NDDB_SH_1, whole genome shotgun sequence, a genomic segment contains:
- the LOC112583865 gene encoding interferon omega-1-like, translating to MAFMLSLLMALVLVSYGPGGSLGCDLSQNHVLVGRQNLRLLGQMRRLSPRFCLQDRKDFAFPQEMVEGSQLQEAQAFSVLHEMLQQTFNLFHTERSSAAWDTTLLEQLHTGLHQQLDDLDACLGPVTGEEDSALGRTGPTLAVKRYFQGIHVYLKEKEYSDCAWEIVIVEIMRSFSSSISLQERFRMMDSDLNSP from the coding sequence ATGGCCTTCATGCTCTCTCTACTGATGGCCCTGGTGCTGGTCAGCTACGGCCCTGGAGGATCCCTGGGCTGTGACCTGTCTCAGAACCACGTGCTGGTTGGCAGGCAGAACCTCAGGCTCCTGGGCCAAATGAGGAGACTCTCCCCTCGCTTCTGTCTGCAGGACAGAAAAGACTTCGCTTtcccccaggagatggtggagggcaGCCAGCTCCAGGAGGCCCAGGCCTTCTCTGTGCTCCACGAGATGCTCCAGCAGACCTTCAACCTCTTCCACACAGAGCGGTCTTCTGCTGCCTGGGACACCACCCTCCTGGAGCAGCTCCACACTGGACTCCATCAGCAGCTGGACGACCTGGACGCCTGCCTGGGCCCGGTGACGGGAGAGGAAGACTCTGCCCTGGGAAGGACGGGCCCCACACTGGCCGTGAAGAGGTACTTCCAGGGCATCCATGTCTAcctgaaagagaaggaatacaGCGACTGTGCCTGGGAAATCGTCATAGTGGAAATCATGAGATCGTTCTCTTCATCAATCAGCTTGCAAGAAAGGTTTAGAATGATGGACTCAGACTTGAACTCACCTTGA
- the LOC102393701 gene encoding interferon alpha-F, translating to METMGSYLRHRPEGRSSENKESKFSESPTYPGEASARSPMAPAWSLLLALLLLSCNAICSLGCHLPHIHSLANRRVLMLLQQLRRVSPSSCLQDRNDFAFPQEALGGSQLRKAQAISVLHEVTQHTFQLFSTEGSATTWDQSLLDKLRAALDQQLTDLQACLRQEEGLQGAPLLKEDPSLAVRKYFHRLTLYLREKRHSPCAWEVVRAEVMRAFSSSTNLQESFRRKD from the coding sequence atggaaaccaTGGGCTCCTACTTAAGACACAGGCCTGAAGGAAGGTCTTCAGAGAACAAAGAGAGCAAGTTCTCAGAGTCACCCACCTACCCAGGAGAAGCATCTGCAAGGTCCCCGATGGCCCCAGCCTGGTCCTTActcctggccctgctgctgctcagcTGCAACGCCATCTGCTCTCTGGGCTGCCACCTGCCTCACATCCACAGCCTGGCCAACAGGAGGGTCCTGATGCTCCTGCAACAACTGAGGAgggtctccccttcctcctgcctgcagGACAGAAATGACTTCGCATTCCCCCAGGAGGCGCTGGGTGGCAGCCAGTTGCGGAAGGCTCAAGCCATCTCTGTGCTCCACGAGGTGACCCAGCACACCTTCCAGCTCTTCAGCACAGAGGGCTCGGCCACCACGTGGGACCAGAGCCTCCTGGACAAGCTCCGCGCTGCACTGGATCAGCAGCTCACTGACCTGCAAGCCTgtctgaggcaggaggaggggctgcaAGGGGCTCCCCTGCTCAAGGAGGACCCCAGCCTGGCTGTGAGGAAATACTTCCACAGACTCACTCTCTATCTGCGAGAGAAGAGACACAGCCCTTGTGCCTGGGAGGTTGTCAGAGCAGAAGTCATGAGAGCCTTCTCTTCCTCAACAAACTTGCAGGAGAGTTTCAGGAGAAAGGACTGA